In one Brevibacillus composti genomic region, the following are encoded:
- a CDS encoding serine/threonine protein kinase, whose protein sequence is MKIHQDVLAPFLKNVKVESRSPDDPVVVLSTPYPWEVVGVGNYAAVFSHPDYPEVVVKLYAPGRPGWEQEVEVYRKLGETRSFPVCYQAEPGYLVLKRIQGISLFDCFRYGIPIPPQVIEDVEEALEEARAKGLFPHDVHGKNVLMDRGRGYLIDVSDYYKNKPDSKWRDLRKAYYRIYLPFVKDRGWKVPLWALEGIRKGYRYYKKLTKWLRR, encoded by the coding sequence ATGAAGATTCATCAGGACGTACTTGCCCCCTTTTTGAAAAATGTGAAGGTGGAAAGCCGTTCCCCGGACGACCCGGTTGTCGTGCTCTCCACACCCTATCCGTGGGAGGTCGTCGGCGTAGGGAATTATGCTGCGGTTTTCTCGCATCCGGACTACCCTGAGGTGGTCGTCAAGCTGTACGCGCCGGGACGCCCGGGCTGGGAGCAAGAGGTGGAGGTATACCGCAAGCTCGGAGAAACGCGCTCTTTTCCGGTGTGCTATCAGGCGGAGCCGGGGTACCTCGTGCTCAAGCGCATACAGGGGATTTCTTTGTTCGATTGCTTTCGCTACGGGATTCCGATCCCGCCCCAGGTGATCGAGGATGTCGAAGAAGCTCTCGAAGAAGCCCGGGCCAAAGGGTTGTTTCCGCATGACGTTCACGGCAAAAACGTGTTGATGGACCGCGGCCGCGGCTACCTGATAGACGTGTCCGATTACTATAAAAACAAGCCGGACAGCAAATGGCGGGATTTGCGCAAAGCGTATTACCGCATCTACCTGCCCTTCGTCAAAGACCGCGGCTGGAAGGTGCCGCTGTGGGCGCTGGAGGGAATTCGCAAGGGATACCGCTATTACAAAAAGCTGACCAAATGGCTGCGCAGATGA
- a CDS encoding solute carrier family 23 protein: MSQKNFVDVHETPPITKLLPLSIQHLFAMFGSTVLVPILTGLDVATALFTSGIGTLLFLWITKGKIPNYLGSSFAFIGPIITVTAAYGVGTALLGCFLSGIVYIIVAAIVKKAGVRWLDRVLPPVVIASVIVVIGLSLSVVAVDMATKVTVDGVPQLSLTSIEISLVTMLVTVLAAVMLRGFFALIPILIGILAGYVYTLLRHPDLIPFNKVLEAEWFVDFDKMFNEHFKFGEVVSVIGDPSAWVAALIIAPVAFVTLAEHLGHLLVTSKVMDRDLMKDPGLHRSLLGDGIATSLAAVVGGPPATTYGENIGVLAITRVYSRVVIGLAAVCAILFAFIGKISALLMTIPTPVLGGVSIILFGIIAAQGLRMFVENKVDFSNKRNMIISAAILVTGIGGYKINFESVSFWQSFLHNLTIDNIAFATFLGIFLHVILPGKESAMGEAHREAQT, encoded by the coding sequence ATGAGTCAGAAAAACTTTGTAGACGTCCACGAAACACCGCCGATAACCAAGCTTTTGCCGCTAAGCATCCAACATTTGTTTGCGATGTTCGGATCGACCGTGCTGGTACCGATCCTGACCGGACTCGATGTCGCCACCGCACTCTTCACCAGCGGGATCGGCACGCTCCTGTTCCTCTGGATTACCAAAGGCAAGATTCCCAACTACCTGGGCTCTTCCTTTGCCTTCATCGGTCCGATCATCACGGTTACGGCCGCGTATGGGGTGGGTACCGCCCTGCTCGGCTGTTTCCTCTCCGGGATTGTGTATATCATCGTCGCCGCGATCGTCAAAAAAGCCGGGGTCCGCTGGCTGGACCGCGTGCTGCCGCCGGTCGTGATCGCATCGGTCATCGTCGTCATCGGCTTGAGCCTGTCTGTGGTGGCCGTGGATATGGCGACGAAAGTAACCGTCGATGGCGTGCCGCAGCTTTCGCTCACATCGATTGAGATCTCGCTCGTCACCATGCTGGTAACTGTGCTTGCGGCGGTCATGCTGCGCGGATTTTTCGCCCTGATTCCCATATTGATCGGGATTCTGGCCGGATACGTGTACACCTTGCTTCGCCACCCGGATCTGATTCCTTTCAACAAAGTGTTGGAAGCCGAATGGTTTGTCGATTTCGACAAGATGTTCAACGAGCACTTCAAATTCGGCGAAGTCGTCTCCGTGATCGGCGATCCATCCGCATGGGTGGCCGCTCTGATCATCGCTCCGGTCGCTTTCGTCACACTGGCCGAGCATCTGGGCCACCTCTTGGTCACCAGCAAAGTCATGGACCGCGACCTGATGAAAGATCCGGGCCTGCACCGCAGCCTGCTGGGTGACGGGATTGCCACCTCGCTGGCCGCCGTGGTGGGCGGACCGCCTGCGACGACCTACGGCGAAAATATCGGGGTTCTGGCCATCACACGGGTATACAGCCGTGTCGTGATCGGCCTCGCCGCGGTGTGTGCCATCCTGTTCGCCTTCATCGGCAAAATCAGCGCCCTTTTGATGACCATCCCGACACCGGTCCTGGGCGGCGTGTCCATCATCCTGTTCGGTATCATCGCAGCGCAAGGGCTGCGGATGTTTGTCGAAAATAAAGTGGATTTTTCCAACAAGCGCAATATGATCATCTCCGCTGCCATCCTGGTTACCGGGATCGGCGGGTATAAAATCAACTTCGAGAGCGTCTCCTTCTGGCAGTCGTTCCTGCACAATCTGACGATTGACAACATCGCATTTGCGACCTTCCTCGGCATCTTCCTGCACGTGATTCTGCCGGGAAAAGAGTCGGCGATGGGGGAAGCGCACCGCGAAGCCCAAACCTGA
- a CDS encoding phosphoglucomutase/phosphomannomutase family protein has protein sequence MNAIRFGTDGWRAIVADQFTMENVRVVAQAIAAYTIRIGQKEQGIIIGHDTRFLGRRFAQEVAGVLAANGIRTYLAHEAVPTPVAAFGVKHFAASGAVMITASHNPPEYNGIKYIPDYAGPASPAITQAIEAEIQRIMQGGEVLTISAEEAASRKLLQTIVLKPHYEAHLRRMIQMDVIRQAHLRVVVDPMHGSGRGYLSCMLAEAGVEVRGIRDTADPFFGGSLPEPQEQHLTLLKQEVVKQKAALGLANDGDADRFGVVDRFGQYLSANAALVLLARHLIKNRGLRGRIVRTVATTHLLDRLAQRYDLELVETPVGFKHIGAEMLRGDVLIGGEESGGASILGHIPEKDGILINLLLAEMCAWEKKGIDQILRDVYDEYGELHSTRLDIPVLERRRQEQLLQAPPAKVGPYVVEEINRVDGMKLLLRGGHWVLIRPSGTEPLLRIYCEAASAEALPVIAEAVGDWFS, from the coding sequence GTGAATGCAATACGCTTCGGGACCGACGGCTGGAGGGCCATCGTGGCGGACCAGTTCACGATGGAGAATGTGCGAGTCGTAGCCCAAGCCATTGCTGCTTACACCATCAGGATCGGTCAAAAAGAGCAAGGAATTATCATCGGTCATGACACCCGGTTTCTAGGCAGGCGCTTCGCCCAGGAAGTCGCTGGCGTGCTTGCGGCAAACGGCATACGGACCTACCTGGCCCATGAAGCGGTGCCCACGCCTGTCGCTGCATTTGGCGTAAAGCACTTCGCTGCAAGCGGTGCGGTCATGATTACGGCCAGTCACAACCCGCCGGAGTACAACGGGATCAAGTATATTCCCGATTACGCAGGACCCGCGTCGCCGGCGATTACCCAGGCGATCGAGGCGGAGATCCAGCGTATTATGCAGGGAGGAGAAGTGCTGACGATCTCGGCTGAAGAAGCCGCAAGCCGCAAGCTTCTGCAGACGATCGTCCTGAAACCGCATTACGAAGCCCATCTCCGCCGGATGATTCAGATGGACGTCATCCGGCAGGCTCATCTTCGCGTCGTCGTCGATCCCATGCACGGTTCAGGACGGGGATACCTCAGCTGCATGCTGGCGGAGGCGGGAGTGGAGGTGCGGGGGATTCGCGATACGGCAGACCCGTTTTTCGGCGGCAGTCTGCCGGAGCCGCAGGAACAGCACCTCACCCTGCTCAAGCAGGAAGTGGTCAAGCAAAAGGCCGCGCTGGGGCTGGCCAATGACGGGGATGCCGACCGCTTTGGCGTGGTGGACCGGTTCGGCCAGTACCTTTCCGCCAATGCCGCGCTGGTCCTTTTGGCCCGCCATCTGATCAAAAACAGGGGTCTTCGCGGCCGGATCGTGCGCACGGTGGCGACTACCCATTTGCTGGATCGGCTGGCCCAGCGCTATGATCTGGAGCTGGTCGAAACCCCCGTCGGCTTCAAGCACATCGGCGCGGAGATGCTGAGGGGGGATGTGCTGATCGGCGGGGAAGAGAGCGGGGGAGCCAGTATTTTGGGCCATATCCCGGAAAAGGACGGCATCCTGATCAATCTGCTGCTGGCGGAGATGTGCGCTTGGGAAAAGAAAGGCATCGACCAGATCCTGCGCGATGTGTATGACGAGTACGGCGAATTGCACAGCACGCGTCTGGATATCCCGGTTCTCGAGCGGCGGCGGCAAGAGCAGCTGTTGCAGGCACCCCCCGCGAAGGTAGGCCCGTATGTGGTGGAGGAGATCAACCGGGTGGACGGGATGAAGCTATTGCTGCGGGGAGGCCATTGGGTCTTGATCAGACCGTCCGGGACTGAGCCTCTGCTCCGGATCTATTGCGAGGCCGCCAGTGCCGAAGCGCTGCCGGTCATCGCCGAAGCAGTTGGCGACTGGTTTTCATAA
- a CDS encoding sugar phosphate nucleotidyltransferase, which translates to MKAWVLADGKGVELRPLTVFTPKAMVPLLNRPCLEYTIELLKRHGITDITICLRYFPDQIRDWFGDGSRHGVTLHYWEEATSGDGLKGLLAEAGESLQETVLVIDGAALTDCDLTEALAHHRAKRAVATLIVTEAGVWDDEIQAGISTGGDITRMGRSIRRLDQERCAAATGILYLEPAAISPLMHAETFSTPGELAFALFRSGVRLSGYACEGYWSGLHSLEEYRQAQFDMLDGAVAAEIRARELVPGIYVEGELRMDAAVKLEGPLLIGAGAHLQSGASIGAYSVLGRQALVSEGAWLTQTIVGENAFIGMHAEVSGSILGKNASIGDCAVLGESAVIGDGCRVGRTAAIKPGVVVWPYKEVAEGADVHTSLIHGNTRVRKWFGQEGITGVANVEITPEFVTRLAAAYACQLPAGSRIALSACEHPFAQLLKHGVMTSLCSAGIDTVDLGVGFAPLLRYGVKKLECAGGVHLHLQEKPGEKQVKIQFVGHDGLPISAELERRIAAAYTQETYVRSLRRLGQLQVEHSMLDAYAESLLQAVDREAIGGMQTRLLIESKSRLLGDFLKQICAALGIETVMGTIAEGVQAQQADMAVRLPKNGEALELFTHTGERIPQESLASLQAMGEQPSGLTALPFQQDALSLLLSLLNELGRKQISLAEKITADCPWLSKPDRMRKM; encoded by the coding sequence GGATATTACGATCTGCCTGCGCTATTTTCCCGACCAGATTCGCGATTGGTTTGGCGATGGCTCCAGGCACGGGGTTACGCTCCATTACTGGGAAGAGGCGACGTCCGGCGACGGATTGAAGGGCCTGCTCGCCGAGGCGGGAGAAAGCCTCCAGGAGACGGTGCTGGTCATCGATGGAGCGGCCTTGACGGATTGTGATTTGACCGAGGCGCTTGCTCATCACCGGGCCAAGCGGGCTGTGGCTACCCTGATCGTGACGGAGGCAGGCGTATGGGACGACGAGATTCAAGCGGGGATCAGCACCGGGGGAGACATTACGCGGATGGGCAGGAGCATCCGCCGCCTCGACCAAGAGAGATGTGCTGCTGCCACCGGGATATTGTATCTGGAGCCGGCTGCTATTTCCCCGCTGATGCATGCGGAAACATTCTCGACCCCCGGGGAGCTGGCTTTTGCCCTCTTTCGCAGCGGGGTGAGGCTGTCCGGATACGCCTGCGAAGGCTACTGGTCGGGCTTGCACTCGTTGGAGGAATACCGGCAGGCCCAGTTTGACATGCTGGATGGCGCGGTAGCCGCGGAGATCCGCGCCCGCGAACTGGTTCCCGGCATCTATGTAGAGGGAGAGTTGCGGATGGACGCGGCTGTCAAGCTGGAAGGCCCCCTCCTGATCGGCGCCGGTGCCCATTTGCAGTCGGGTGCCTCAATCGGTGCCTATTCTGTCCTGGGGAGGCAGGCGCTTGTTTCCGAGGGAGCTTGGCTCACGCAGACGATCGTGGGGGAAAATGCCTTCATCGGGATGCATGCAGAGGTCAGCGGCAGCATCCTCGGAAAAAATGCCAGCATCGGCGACTGTGCCGTACTGGGAGAGAGCGCGGTCATCGGCGATGGCTGCCGTGTGGGGCGCACCGCCGCCATCAAGCCGGGTGTAGTGGTGTGGCCGTATAAAGAAGTAGCGGAAGGAGCGGACGTACATACTTCACTGATCCACGGTAATACCCGTGTGAGGAAATGGTTTGGCCAAGAGGGCATCACGGGTGTGGCCAATGTAGAGATCACGCCGGAATTCGTCACCCGTCTGGCCGCTGCTTACGCATGCCAGCTTCCCGCAGGGAGCCGGATCGCGCTGTCCGCGTGCGAGCATCCATTTGCGCAGCTCTTGAAACACGGGGTCATGACCAGCCTCTGTTCCGCTGGCATCGATACCGTGGATCTCGGCGTCGGTTTTGCGCCGCTTCTTCGCTATGGGGTGAAAAAGCTCGAGTGCGCCGGGGGGGTCCATCTCCATTTGCAAGAAAAGCCTGGCGAAAAGCAGGTGAAGATACAATTCGTCGGGCATGACGGACTGCCCATTTCAGCCGAGCTGGAGCGGAGAATCGCCGCCGCGTACACCCAGGAGACGTACGTCCGCTCGCTGCGCAGGCTGGGCCAGCTCCAGGTGGAGCACAGCATGCTGGACGCGTATGCCGAGTCGCTCCTGCAAGCTGTGGATCGAGAGGCGATCGGCGGTATGCAGACGAGACTGCTCATCGAGTCAAAGTCCCGTTTGTTGGGTGATTTTCTGAAGCAGATCTGTGCGGCATTGGGAATCGAGACGGTCATGGGGACCATTGCGGAGGGCGTGCAAGCGCAGCAGGCTGATATGGCTGTGCGTCTGCCGAAAAATGGCGAGGCGCTGGAGCTGTTCACCCATACCGGCGAGCGGATTCCGCAGGAGAGTCTCGCCTCCTTGCAGGCAATGGGGGAGCAGCCAAGCGGCCTCACAGCCCTCCCCTTCCAACAGGATGCGCTTTCCCTGCTCCTGTCTCTGTTAAATGAGTTGGGCCGGAAACAAATCTCGCTGGCGGAAAAAATAACGGCCGATTGTCCATGGTTATCGAAGCCGGATAGGATGCGTAAGATGTAA
- a CDS encoding TolB family protein: MWKPISFLASVALAAAALLGGSGSSGAAEKIQQPMRVYQGAIPAQIAFTHQKQLWMVNASDPEAAPRQVTSSGDVQIAGWSADGAWLFYLHAPSAEEVGSNMHLWAVKADGTGAFQVDPRPVRNTPKWAPSGHRFAYLAQPAAAEEGAGGSAAVLVVAELAPGKVTKLLEQKREVEDMAWMPDGDRLLISIPAAKGRPITLEVIDLAGKRQASYALGAPPKVEEGIYPYAARGLSPSPDGKRVSYFVIMSSASLTADGVPIQLFDLTQPQNKPIAIGEGLAYPEWIAWAKDSSRFAFINGTGRVATENKQLRIAQADGRVVSAGLTGMADAFPRWSGGGAETLYFTRGPENAEWLGNYRPGKPLMPGQRIWKYGPNGQMQAVTKGSEETADTYPAPSPDGSELLFVRLDGAEHGSVYLLAADGRETELIRHVTGNPGYYANYLPAWISVYWLHPK; this comes from the coding sequence ATGTGGAAGCCCATATCTTTTCTGGCTAGCGTCGCCCTTGCGGCGGCAGCTTTGCTGGGCGGCAGCGGATCCAGCGGCGCTGCGGAGAAGATCCAGCAGCCGATGCGGGTCTACCAGGGAGCGATACCCGCGCAGATCGCCTTTACGCACCAAAAGCAGCTCTGGATGGTAAACGCCAGCGATCCCGAGGCTGCTCCGCGACAGGTGACCAGCAGTGGGGACGTCCAAATTGCGGGGTGGTCTGCCGATGGGGCGTGGCTTTTTTATTTGCATGCCCCAAGTGCGGAAGAGGTCGGCTCGAACATGCATCTGTGGGCAGTAAAAGCCGATGGGACGGGCGCCTTCCAGGTAGACCCGCGTCCGGTGCGAAATACACCCAAATGGGCACCGAGTGGACATCGCTTCGCCTATCTGGCGCAGCCCGCGGCCGCTGAGGAGGGCGCAGGCGGCAGTGCTGCCGTGCTCGTCGTCGCGGAACTGGCGCCGGGCAAGGTGACCAAGCTGCTGGAACAAAAGCGGGAGGTGGAAGACATGGCCTGGATGCCGGATGGGGATCGCTTGCTCATCTCCATCCCTGCGGCAAAGGGACGGCCGATCACGCTGGAAGTGATCGATCTGGCGGGAAAACGGCAAGCCTCCTATGCGCTTGGTGCACCGCCAAAGGTCGAGGAGGGCATCTATCCGTATGCGGCTCGCGGCCTTTCGCCGTCCCCCGATGGGAAGCGGGTGTCCTACTTCGTCATCATGAGTTCCGCCTCCCTGACCGCCGATGGCGTCCCCATCCAACTGTTTGACCTCACGCAGCCGCAGAACAAACCGATCGCCATCGGAGAAGGCCTGGCTTACCCTGAGTGGATCGCCTGGGCCAAGGACAGCTCGCGATTCGCCTTTATCAACGGGACGGGGCGGGTCGCGACCGAGAACAAGCAGCTCCGCATCGCACAGGCGGATGGCCGGGTCGTCTCCGCCGGACTTACGGGCATGGCGGACGCCTTTCCGCGCTGGTCCGGCGGCGGGGCAGAGACGCTCTACTTCACCCGCGGACCGGAGAATGCAGAGTGGCTGGGCAACTACCGGCCCGGGAAGCCGCTGATGCCCGGGCAGCGCATCTGGAAATACGGCCCGAATGGGCAGATGCAGGCTGTGACCAAAGGATCGGAAGAGACGGCCGATACGTATCCGGCGCCATCCCCGGATGGCAGCGAGCTGCTCTTCGTCCGGCTGGATGGGGCCGAACACGGGTCGGTCTACCTGCTGGCGGCTGACGGGAGGGAGACGGAGTTGATTCGCCATGTGACCGGCAATCCGGGATACTATGCCAACTATCTGCCGGCATGGATCAGCGTCTATTGGCTTCATCCAAAGTGA
- a CDS encoding RluA family pseudouridine synthase produces MSELDVFERYDWVAEPSDAKERIDKFITEQNEDWSRSQVQAWIKEERVLVNGEPVKSNYKLAADDEVTLRVPPPKELAIAAEPMPLDIVYEDSDVVVVNKPRGLVVHPAPGHYTGTLVNGLLAHCKDLSGINGVLRPGIVHRIDKDTSGLLMVAKNDKAHLSLASQLKAHTVNRKYVAIVHGVIPHEMGTIDAPIGRDPKNRQQMAVVFENSKPAVTHFIVLERFKEYTLVELKLETGRTHQIRVHMKYIGYPLAGDPKYGPKNTLELDGQALHAQTLGFDHPRTGERLEFEAPLPPEMVAVIEYLKQL; encoded by the coding sequence ATGAGCGAATTGGATGTATTTGAACGATATGACTGGGTGGCGGAGCCGTCCGATGCCAAAGAACGAATCGATAAATTTATCACGGAACAAAACGAGGACTGGTCTCGTTCGCAGGTACAGGCCTGGATCAAGGAGGAGCGCGTCCTCGTAAATGGCGAACCGGTCAAGAGCAACTACAAGCTGGCCGCCGACGATGAAGTGACGCTGCGCGTGCCGCCCCCGAAGGAGCTGGCGATCGCAGCCGAACCGATGCCGCTGGATATCGTCTACGAAGACAGCGATGTGGTCGTCGTCAACAAACCGCGCGGACTGGTCGTCCATCCGGCACCGGGCCATTACACCGGCACGCTGGTAAACGGGCTTCTGGCCCACTGCAAAGACTTGTCGGGCATCAATGGCGTACTGCGCCCGGGGATTGTGCACCGCATCGACAAGGATACCTCCGGCCTGTTGATGGTGGCCAAAAACGACAAGGCCCACCTCAGTCTGGCAAGCCAGCTCAAGGCGCATACGGTGAATCGCAAATACGTGGCGATCGTCCACGGCGTAATTCCGCATGAGATGGGAACCATCGACGCTCCGATCGGACGCGACCCGAAGAACCGGCAGCAGATGGCGGTCGTTTTTGAGAACAGCAAACCGGCAGTGACCCACTTTATCGTGCTCGAACGCTTCAAGGAGTACACGCTGGTAGAGTTGAAGCTGGAGACCGGGCGCACGCATCAGATTCGCGTCCATATGAAGTATATCGGCTATCCGCTGGCGGGCGATCCCAAGTACGGACCGAAAAACACGCTGGAGCTGGATGGACAGGCCCTGCATGCCCAGACGCTCGGCTTCGACCACCCGCGCACGGGAGAGCGTCTGGAGTTTGAAGCGCCGCTCCCTCCGGAGATGGTCGCGGTCATCGAGTACCTCAAACAATTGTAG
- the pyrR gene encoding bifunctional pyr operon transcriptional regulator/uracil phosphoribosyltransferase PyrR: MINKSVIMDDAAIRRALTRIAHEIIERNKGVEDCMIVGIKTRGIYLAERLVERIEMIENVKLPVGELDITFYRDDLQHKSEDAVLQGSQLPDDITGKTVILVDDVLFTGRTVRAALDALIDNGRPRMIQLAVLVDRGHRELPIRPDFVGKNVPTSRSEIVDVQLAEVDAMDMVTIRQLI, from the coding sequence ATGATCAACAAAAGCGTGATAATGGATGATGCGGCAATCCGTCGGGCATTGACGCGGATTGCCCACGAAATCATCGAGCGGAACAAAGGGGTAGAGGATTGCATGATCGTCGGGATCAAGACGAGAGGGATCTACCTGGCGGAACGCTTGGTGGAGCGGATCGAAATGATTGAAAACGTCAAGCTGCCGGTCGGCGAGCTGGACATCACGTTCTACCGCGACGATCTCCAGCATAAATCGGAGGACGCGGTACTCCAAGGCTCGCAGCTTCCGGACGATATCACAGGGAAGACGGTCATACTCGTCGATGACGTCCTCTTCACAGGGCGGACAGTGAGAGCCGCTTTGGATGCCCTGATTGACAACGGCCGTCCGCGCATGATTCAGCTGGCTGTTCTCGTGGATCGCGGCCATCGCGAGCTGCCGATCCGTCCGGACTTCGTCGGGAAGAACGTCCCGACATCGCGCAGCGAGATTGTGGATGTACAGCTGGCCGAAGTGGATGCCATGGATATGGTGACCATCCGCCAGTTGATCTAA
- the lspA gene encoding signal peptidase II has protein sequence MYYLIAAAIIALDQWTKSLVVKHMELGESIPLFQDVLHLTSHRNMGAAFGILQNQRWLFIVITIAVVIGIMISLIRIGKSQPRVSLALSLVLGGAIGNFIDRISTGQVVDFVDVTLINFPIFNVADVAITVGVGLLLLDTLLEGRRKNG, from the coding sequence ATGTACTATCTTATCGCTGCAGCCATCATTGCCCTGGACCAGTGGACCAAGTCGCTGGTGGTCAAGCACATGGAACTGGGAGAGTCGATCCCCCTGTTTCAGGACGTGCTTCATTTGACATCTCACCGCAACATGGGGGCAGCTTTCGGTATTCTGCAAAATCAGCGATGGCTGTTTATCGTGATTACGATTGCGGTCGTCATCGGAATTATGATCTCATTGATTCGCATCGGGAAGTCCCAACCGCGCGTCTCTCTGGCCCTCTCCCTGGTCTTGGGCGGAGCGATCGGCAATTTTATCGACCGGATCAGCACGGGCCAGGTGGTTGATTTTGTCGATGTGACCCTCATCAATTTTCCGATCTTTAACGTAGCCGATGTAGCGATTACCGTGGGTGTCGGCCTGCTGTTGCTGGATACCCTGCTGGAAGGAAGACGGAAAAACGGCTGA